The segment ATAAGATATCACCAAGTCGTTTTTTTAAACGACAGAGAGCAATGAGCTTATTAGATTACTCTAtgagagtgattagccatgatcgcattgaatggcggcgctggctcgaagggctgaatggcctactcctgcacctattgtctattgtctattgacggccAGTCCGAAAAATCAACTTTCTACCGTTCACTCTCGGCTTCATTCCATgagaccaattctctatccacgaaCTGACTGCTTTTCCTTTCGCTCCATACCTCTTTCAGAGTACCAGCCTGTATCATCCGCACAAGCAGAACGTTCCAGAGAGCAAGGTGTCTCGATCCCGCTGGCACTGTTGGAGCTCGAAGCAATATATTATGGCGGTTAAGATGCTTTTAAATAGTCATATAAATACCCATATAAATATACCCTTTTGGTCCCAGTTAGATATAGATCCCGTGCAGGGAGATGTGTAGCTTTTCATTGACTCTATCCCTTCTCTCCTAAACCAGTCCCAATCTCCGTGATAAGGCTGATGCCTTTAGCCACTTTGCCGCTTCAGGTACCTTCAGCTGCGCTGCTCACTGACAGAGTCTGGACAAACTCAGCACTGCCGGTTAGACGGAACGCGACATAGATAGGGACGATATTGAGATGATTACATTTATGGTACAGGCACAACGTAGGTGGTAACCTGGATAAGGAGCAAGCAGAGAGTGCAGGAATCCCCTGTGGCCATTTTCCACCAAAACATGGAAACTTTTGGGGGATGACCTGACAGCAGTCAGTGGCACCATGCCAGCCAGGCCTTGAGACACAACATAGAAGGGCGAAGACCTGCAAAGCAATACTGTTAGGAGACTTGTTAGGGGGCAGGCAGAGGGTTATGTGGCCGCAGACTGAGTGCCTGCCCTCCCAGACAGCAAAATAACGTGTTGCCTTTCTGATGCGAGGGGGTCTCGATGCGACTGCAGAAGGTTTACGGGGGTTTAGAGGAGcgactgcagaacattctcacGGATGAAAGGAGAGGCAATAGGTTATGCACGTTACATGGAGTTAAGCAAAACAATTAAAAAGCAGAAACTCAAGGGTAGTTAATCCAGAGTATTCCCGGGACACACGGTattggaggtaagaataggaaaataGGACAGATTATTGTTGTTTTGGTCAGGCGTGGAAGCCGGGATTGAAATTGTTGAACCATTGGGATATCTTCTGGACCTAAGCTGACCATTACAAGAGGGCAGGGTTGCGCCTCAACTGGAGAGCGCCAATATTCTTGCTGGGACTACTGTGGCGGCTTAAACTGGAGAGACAGGTGCATGGGAACCAAATGTAAGCGCTGATTGAAAGGTGGAGGCAATGATCACTCATTCTCAATCTGGGAGATATTACGGAATATGGTGAAATAGATGGGctgacaggggccacagtttgagaataagggggaggccatttagaacggagatgaggaaaaacttttcactccgagagttgtaaatctgtggaattctctgcctcagaaggcagtggaggccaattctctgaacgcattcaagagagagctagatagagctcttaaagatagcggagtcagggggtatggggagacggcaggaacggggtactgattgtgaatgatcagccatgatcacattgaatggcggtgctgactcgaatggccaatcacattgaatggcctactcctgcacctatggtctattgaagTGTATTTACTTCACGCAAGGTGTATCGAGTGTAAAGCAGATGAATGTAGAGTCCGGATCAATGTTTGAAACTTATACTTGTCCcaactgcccatgtttggcctatatccgtcTAACTCAttctaatccatgtacctgcatcaatgcattttaaatgttgctatagtgcctgcctcaactatgtcttCCATATACAtaacaccctctgcgtgaaaaggttgtACTTCAGGTTCCTGGTGAATCATTTCCCCCTCAcaatgaacctatatcctctggttcttgattaccctactctgcaTAAAATACCCttcagctccttcttgccagcactggcagaagacttcatgtaaaggaagcagtaaggtagtcttgcagtgcttgatcaggtcagcgggaatcctgtcgctgcctggggtcttgcctgaggccaggctgtcaatggccttgctgagctcttcgaccgtcggctctccatctaactcatccatggtcggcaggtaCTCGATGacgtcaagggctgagggggacacagtgttctctctctcgagtagaggtcggagtagtgttccacccatctctccatctgctggcatttgtctgtgattacttccccagtggaggatttggggggggggggggggctgtcttgctctggactggtcctagtgccttcttaatgccattgtacattcccctgatgttccctgttatggcggccgtctggatgtcctcactaagctgtgtctaGTACGCATTGGCGCAACGCCTgacagtctgctgagccttgttcctggcagccctgaggatctgcaggttcttctcgttggctgaccgcttcTACTCGGGTAGGGCGGCATGCTTcgcttcgatgacgggagtcatctcggtcgacATGGCCTCAAACCAGTTGTGTGTCTTcgagatcttcttcccaaagctagccaaggctgtgcggtgcatggtgtcccacagagtttcccacttctctgttgcagagtctccaggacgtgaggtgccaagttctctctcaaaagcctctgcaaactgttgcacgaggtctggatggggcatcttgctgacatcgatgcggggtttCACCTGCATACCCCaagaacactgattacactgcgagaggcatagcgaacggctagTTTCGCCTGCTAAAATGACGGCCGTTCTGcttctttgcgtactacaccagtataggcgatttcaacggagtggtccatcttgttactctagtatctttgccggtCACTTCTGTGTTTGAAATCCACCGAGGAAATGCCTGAGCAGTCGAAAACAGCTCCCCAGAAGGGCGCCAAGGAAGCTTTACCGAAATCTACAGGCAAAGCGGGCAAGAAGCGCAGGAGGTCGAGGAAGGAGAGTTACACCATCAACATCTACAAAGTGACGAAGCAGGTTCACCCCGACACCGGCATCTCCTCCATGGCCATGAGCATCATGAACTCGTTCGTGAACGATATTTTCGAACGCATCGCGGGCGAGGCTTCCCGCCTGGCCCATTACAACAAGAGGTCGACCATCAGTTCTAGGAAGATTCAGACCGCCGTGCGCCTGCTGCTGCCCGGGGAGCTGGCCAAGCGGTAACCAAGTACACCAGCTCCAAGTGAAGATCCACTCTATGCTGATGAAGCACCGAAAACCCAAAGGCTCTTTTAAGAGCCATTCACATTTTCGCTAAAAATGTTACACAAATATTTCGACATTGAATTACAGCAGAAATATTTCGACATTGAATTacatcagaatactttctggaTGTATTTTACTTGAGAGTTGTTTACTGATGTCACGTGTTATTTACTGATTAAATGTGGTTTCAGTACCCCGGACATTCCTGGCGTCTCGGTTACATTCCCGGCCATCAACCAGACATGAAACTTCAACCCCTTCGACTCAGCTTGTGCTaataaacaaatacattttattttagcAGAACCGCTTACTGTTTTGAACACTTATCTCTTTATttgtcttttttaaaataaagtacTCGCTGATTTTCTTCACTCAACTTTCCGTGTGGATGACGCTTTTTTGTTTTTCTTGCATCACGGCTACACTTTCTATTTCGCTTCAGTCCGCAGATTCACACCGAAATGTCTCTGATTGACAGCTCACTCCGCCCCTCCCCCCGCGCTGCGGCCGCCCCAGTCACGTGATGCGAGCAACCCGTATTACGCGATGATGTCACAGAGGCAGAATGCGTCACCAACGAAGTTCCCTCGGCAACCGGTGGGTCCGGGCGCGGATTGGCGGCGAGGCCACGGAGGGGGAGGGGCCTGGGCCTGGGTCGGGGGGTGGAGGTGAGGCTCCTTCATCTGTCTTTATCTCGGAgttgcagcatctgcaggcttTGTTTTCGGTTGGTCTGTacttaatatagaaacatagaaaataggtgtaggaggaggccattcggcccttcgagccagcacagccattcattgtgatcatggctgatcgtccccaatcaataacccgtgcctgccttctccccatatcccctgattctactagccccatgagctctatctaactctctcttaaatccatccagtgatttggctccactgtcctctgtggcagagaatcccacaaattcacaactctctgggtgaaaaagttttttctcacctcagttttaaatggcctcccctttattctaagactgtggcccctggttctggactccccaacattgggaaaatttttcctgcatctagcttgtccagtccttttataattttatatgtttcaaaaagatcccctctcatccttctaaactcctgtgaatacaagcctagtgttttcaatctttcctcatatgtcagtcccgccatccaagtcaagtcaagtcaagtcaattttatttgtcacatacacatacacgatgtgcagtgaaatgaaagtggcaatgccagcggattgtgcacaaaaaagaattacagttacagcatataaataaagttaatagtgtagacaaaaatttagtctctggggttataaaagttgacagccctgatggcctgtgggaagaaactccgtctcatcctctccgttttcacagcgtgacagcggaggcgtttgcctgatcgtagcatctggaacagtccgttactggggtggcaggggtccctcatgatcttgcttgctctggatctgcacctcctgatgtataggtcctgcagggggacgagtgtcgttcccatggtgcgttctgccgaacgcactactctgcagggccatcctgtcctgggcagagctgttcccaaaccagactgtaatgttgccggacaggatgctctctacagccccagagtagaagcaatcctcatagacactctgaatttcctcagttgtctaaggtggtaaaggcgctgctttgccttacccaccagtgcggcaatgtgcgttgcccacgtcagatcctctgtgatgcggactcccaagtatttaaaactgctcaccctatccacagtagacccatttatctccagtggcgtgtacgtccttggatgtttagcccttctgaagtccacaatcagctccttagttttagtgacattcaagaggaggctattgtcctgacaccagagtgtcagatcagccacctcctcccggtaggccttctcatcattgttggagatccggcccaccaccacagtgtcatcagcaaacttgatgatggagtttgagctgaacctggccccacagtcatgtgtgtacagggagtccAGTAGGGGGCTCAGgatgcagccctggggggatcctatgttcagggtgagggagctagatgtgtgttcccccatcctgaccacttgggtcctggcggtgagaaagtccaggacccaggcacacagaggggtgctaagccccagttccagcagcttctcaaccagtctgctggggattattgtgttgaatgctgaactaaagtcaatgaacagcatcctcacatagcccccctggttgtccagatgagagagagcggtgtgtagaacctgggagaccccatcatccatggacctgttcggactgtatgcgaactgtagtgggtccatgttggaaggaaggagggcacagatgtgcttcttgactagcctctcaaagcatttcatgacaaccgaggtgagggccaccggtcggtagtcatttaaacacgctggagaggcattctttggcaccggtacaatgatggatcttttgaagcatgcagggaccacggacttggccaaggagaggttgaatattgtggtgagcactggagcaagctgagtagcacaagactttagcactcgcccagatataccatctgggcctccagctttcctcgtgttcacacgtgtCAGAGCCCACCttacctcatgctcggacaccgagaatgtgtgcacatccccggcggtggatccccctccagcctcactagccagcgccccttcggtgctgtttttagacggcaagctggtggtgttacccgtctcaaaccgtgcataaaaagagttcaggtcatcagctaaggaggagccggcacttccggttgagggggtgctggacctgtagctagttattgtccgtagcccctgccaaaggcgcctggtgtcctgctgctccatctgtgactccatcttgtcccggtacctcctttttgcatccttcactgcctttcgcagtcggtaggactctcccttgtagtcgtccatgttgccggatgccaggccagagttgtaagcagcggtgcgagcattcaaggccacgcgaatagacctgtccacccagggtttttggttagggaagatactgacccttaccgtggggatgatggtatcggctattgtggcaatgaagtccgtaacagcttccgcaaactcatttacgtctctggaacttgcttggaacatgttccagtcgacatcgctcagtgcatcttgcagcatggcctctgaatggtcagcccaccgctttacgtccctcgtcactgtcgcttcccatactatccgttgtttatactccggcagcaggaaaatggcagcatggtcagattttccaaaaggagggagagaaacggccttgtagcctttcctgatcggcgtgtagcagtggtccaaagttctttcccccctggtgacacacgtgatgtgttggtggaagttgggcatgacctttttgagatttcccctattgaaatctccagccaccagcacagccgcatcagggttcttgttttggtgttgacacaacacatcgtgtagggtggacagtgccacgtcggtgtccgcatgcggtgggatatagacggctgtgatgatcaccgagctgaactcccggggtaggtagaatggtcggcatgacatagtcagatgttccaggtccggtgagcaggaacgagaaagcgtcttaatattcccagggttgcaccagttattattggtcaagaagcagactcctccgcccttggatttcctagattcttccgttctgtccgcccggaaaacagtgaaggactcggatgggcagatcacctggtcaggcaccagcggaaCAAttatgtgaacctacgctgcattgcctcaattacaaggatgtccttcctcaaattaggagaccaaaactgtacacaatactccagatgtggtcttaccagggccctatacaactgcagaagaacctgtttactcctatacttaaatccttgCTGGAGTCtagagttaagtcaagtcaagtcaagtttatttgtcacatgtgcagtgaaatgaaagtggcaatgcctgcagatggtgcaaaaaaagaattacagttaccagCATATAAATtagagttaatacagagaagacaaaatttagtccctggagttataaaagttaacagtcctgatggcctgtgggaagaaacactgttatgaggagatgccgcgcatgcgtgctgagctcagagtgaggagattccgcgcatgcgtactgagcacagccgcaccgcagcgccccctatagaaacctcaataaggggggggggcagtgctttaaaacctctgtaacttaacaaatatgcgagctgaattaaataaaaacatcattttccagcagctgtgccCTTGGTGATTAAGGCTGCGCATATAtcttggcgctacggtttaccgttttggagaaatcagcgaaatcaaatatacatacatatatatatacaagatctgaattttaatagtatactagcacaagtgcccgttgggcccgtcacgTCGGGtttcattgtaactgggaggggagtgggggttagggaagggggagggagggaggaggggagggggagggagggggaagggggaaggggggagggtgagggagggacggggtagggggaggggagggaggggggtgaggggggagggagagggtagggagggggagggagggggaaggagggggaagggggagggagggggaaggagggggagggagggggacctccccttttcccagtacccctctttccccgttgggcccgtcctcgtagggtttccattgtaaccgggaggcggggagggagggggagggagggaggagggaggtgtggatggaggaggggagggggagggaggtggggaggggagggggaaggggggaaggggagggaggaaggggggggaggggggtaagggggtggaggtggagggagggggagggaggggggaggggaggggggaaggggggagggagggggacctcctcttttcccagtacccctctttccccgttgggcccgtccccgtagggtttccattgtaaccggaaagggggagggagggtggaaggaggggggagggggagatggatggaatggtggagggagggggctagggatggagggaaggagggagagtggggagttagggggaggggagttagggggggaggggtgagggaggtggggacggagggaggagggagttggggaggagggggggagggagtgggatggaggtgggaaggaggggggaggaaggggttgaggggggaagggggacctccccttttccagtacccctctttccccaccaccaagccccctccgcaatgacccctgttgtccccctccccagtcccccattctcagaccccccccattctctctctccccagacacactctgtgcttttttcgaaacacttgccccggcggcccacgagcataggggccccatgctgatctgtgtatgttaagtgacttgcaataacaaaaaacactacttttaaaacaattagtgcttttttggcaacattcccggtgactaagtgcttctcacggcgatctttttattgcttttcgaaacaatgtagcacccatctcacacaagcattgtgacgtcacaatctgaagacttttaaaaaaaaggtcagaaataaaacgggaccacccgttttcccagtacccctctttccccgttgggcccgtcctcgtagggtttccattgtaaccgggaggcggggagggagggaggagggaggtgtggagggagggaggggagggaaggggggaggggagggcggaaggggggagggggaagggggggaggggggagggagggggacctccccttttcccagtacccctctttccccgttgggcccgtcctcgtagggtttccattgtaaccgggaggcggggagggaggggggagggaggaggggagggggggtggaggggggaggggagggggaaggggtgggagaggaggggggaagggggggagggggaagggggggaggtggagggagggagggggaaggggagggagggagggagacggacctccccttttcccagtacccctctttccccgttgggcccgtccccgaggggtgagggaggtggggagggatggggagggagttggggaggagggggggagggagtgggatggaggtgggaaggagtggggaggaagggggttgagggggggaagggagacctcccctttctttttcgaaacacttgccccggtggcccacgagcatagggggagtgagggaaacctctcccttttcccagtacccctctttcccgttgggcccgtcctcggtagggtttccattgtaaccgggaggggagtgggggggaggggggagggagggaggagggaggtgtggagggaggaggggagggaagggggggaggagaggggaaggggggagggggaagggggagggagaggggagggaggggtagggtggagttggagggaggggggaagggggagggagggggaccacccgt is part of the Rhinoraja longicauda isolate Sanriku21f chromosome 6, sRhiLon1.1, whole genome shotgun sequence genome and harbors:
- the LOC144594723 gene encoding histone H2B-like — translated: MPEQSKTAPQKGAKEALPKSTGKAGKKRRRSRKESYTINIYKVTKQVHPDTGISSMAMSIMNSFVNDIFERIAGEASRLAHYNKRSTISSRKIQTAVRLLLPGELAKR